The following coding sequences lie in one Gloeomargarita sp. SKYB120 genomic window:
- a CDS encoding fructosamine kinase family protein has protein sequence MSALWPAVQRTITEATGQPFAGTPRGGVGGGCIHANHVLSDGQRQFFVKVNRASALAMFIAEADGLNALAATGTLKVPQVIGWGEVADQAYLVLEYLPLQRRGNWYQMGQRLAQLHRRGRGERYGWERDNYIGATPQKNHWHTDWATFFCSQRLAYQFQLAERRGGRFPQVNAFLERVHQLLSDVAVEPALVHGDLWAGNAAFTATGEPVIFDPAVYYGHREVDLAMSELFGGFPAEFYQGYQAEWPLAPGYTHRKVVYNLYHILNHFNLFGGSYHDQALAMMAHLQRLPLSGV, from the coding sequence ATGAGTGCCCTCTGGCCAGCGGTGCAGCGCACCATTACCGAGGCTACCGGACAACCCTTTGCTGGGACACCGCGCGGCGGTGTGGGTGGGGGCTGCATCCACGCCAACCATGTACTCAGCGACGGCCAGCGGCAATTTTTTGTCAAGGTGAACCGGGCCAGCGCTCTAGCCATGTTCATTGCCGAAGCCGACGGGTTGAATGCCCTGGCCGCTACGGGCACGCTCAAGGTCCCCCAGGTCATCGGCTGGGGTGAAGTGGCAGACCAAGCCTATCTGGTGCTGGAATACTTGCCGTTGCAGCGCCGGGGGAACTGGTATCAGATGGGGCAACGACTGGCGCAACTCCATCGGCGAGGCCGCGGCGAACGCTACGGTTGGGAACGGGACAACTACATTGGCGCCACCCCCCAAAAAAACCACTGGCACACTGACTGGGCTACCTTTTTCTGCAGCCAACGCCTGGCGTACCAATTCCAACTGGCCGAACGGCGCGGCGGGCGCTTTCCTCAGGTGAACGCCTTTCTAGAGCGGGTGCATCAGCTCCTCAGCGACGTCGCTGTCGAACCCGCGCTGGTACATGGGGACCTGTGGGCGGGCAATGCCGCCTTTACCGCGACGGGCGAGCCGGTGATTTTCGACCCCGCCGTGTACTATGGACATCGGGAGGTGGACCTAGCCATGAGCGAACTGTTTGGGGGCTTCCCGGCGGAATTTTACCAAGGTTATCAAGCGGAATGGCCTCTCGCGCCTGGTTACACGCACCGCAAGGTTGTTTACAACCTTTACCACATTCTGAATCACTTCAACCTGTTCGGCGGCAGTTACCACGACCAGGCCCTGGCGATGATGGCGCACCTGCAGCGGTTGCCCCTATCCGGCGTCTGA
- a CDS encoding transposase, whose translation MPYSTGLRQKAIEAVVGGATLVEVSQMFNIGYRALL comes from the coding sequence ATGCCTTACAGCACAGGTCTGCGTCAGAAGGCCATTGAAGCGGTCGTGGGGGGTGCGACACTGGTCGAAGTGAGCCAGATGTTCAACATCGGGTATCGCGCGTTACTCTGA
- a CDS encoding TPM domain-containing protein, whose amino-acid sequence MTRLLGQRVCLGVTVALLLGMATPAVASESAPFLQMHRWLQLLAFERFPVLGDNHVNDLAGIFSAQERERLREQLLAFYRRTGKQVMVVTIHSIRDYSTTDTFESFATRLFNHQGIGDRRRNDGVMVLVAPGDRKVRIELGAGYGRAWDSRMQRIIDDQMLPAFRQGDLAGGTANGVNTLLQVLAREPVVARRESLTPPSATGSGVSALVSGFSTLLLLGAGARWDM is encoded by the coding sequence ATGACACGGCTGCTGGGGCAACGAGTCTGTCTGGGAGTAACAGTAGCCCTGTTGCTAGGTATGGCAACTCCTGCTGTTGCTTCAGAGAGTGCTCCATTTTTGCAGATGCATCGCTGGCTGCAGCTGCTGGCTTTTGAACGCTTCCCTGTCCTGGGTGATAACCACGTCAACGACCTAGCCGGGATTTTTTCAGCACAGGAACGGGAACGCCTGCGGGAACAACTACTGGCGTTTTACCGCCGCACGGGCAAGCAAGTAATGGTAGTGACGATTCACTCGATTCGGGATTACTCCACTACAGACACCTTTGAGTCCTTCGCAACACGGTTGTTTAACCACCAGGGAATTGGCGACCGGCGGCGCAACGATGGAGTCATGGTACTGGTAGCGCCGGGAGACCGCAAGGTGCGCATTGAACTGGGAGCGGGTTATGGTCGCGCGTGGGACAGCCGGATGCAGCGCATCATTGATGACCAGATGTTGCCAGCCTTTCGCCAAGGAGACCTTGCGGGTGGAACCGCGAATGGGGTGAACACCCTGTTGCAGGTGTTAGCTCGGGAACCGGTGGTTGCGCGTAGGGAATCCCTAACGCCACCTAGCGCTACGGGTTCAGGCGTCTCAGCCCTTGTTTCTGGCTTCAGCACGCTCCTATTGCTGGGGGCGGGGGCGCGTTGGGATATGTGA